From Mastacembelus armatus chromosome 13, fMasArm1.2, whole genome shotgun sequence, one genomic window encodes:
- the snrpd2 gene encoding small nuclear ribonucleoprotein Sm D2, with protein MSLLTKPKSEMTPEELQKREEEEFNTGPLSVLTQSVKNNTQVLINCRNNKKLLGRVKAFDRHCNMVLENVKEMWTEVPKSGKGKKKSKPVNKDRYISKMFLRGDSVIVVLRNPLITGK; from the exons AT GAGTCTGTTAACAAAACCTAAGTCAGAGATGACCCCTGAGGAGCTCCAGAAACGAGAGGAAGAGGAGTTCAACACTGGCCCCCTGTCTGTACTCACCCAGTCTGTGAAGAACAACACACAGGTTCTCATCAACTGTCGCAACAACAAGAAGCTGCTTGGAAGAGTCAAGGCTTTTGACAG ACACTGCAACATGGTTTTAGAGAACGTAAAGGAGATGTGGACGGAGGTTCCCAAGAGcggaaagggaaagaagaagtcTAAGCCTGTGAATAAGGACCGCTACATTTCTAAAATGTTCCTCAGGGGGGACTCTGTCATTGTCGTGCTAAGAAATCCTCTAATCACAGGAAAATGA